The segment TCCCCGCCAACCTGCCCCAGCAGTAACCGGACGGCGAGGAGAGAACGATCATGGCTGGCGCGGCTCCGCAGGAACATACCGGGAAAGGCGGAAAGAAGGCGCTGGACGCCGAGCTGAACCTCGTGCCGTTCATCGACCTGCTCTCCTGCTGCATCAGCTTCCTCCTGATCACCGCGGTGTGGACACAGATCGCGGGCCTCCAGGTGGCGAGCAGCGGCGGTCCGCCGGATCCACAGGCGAAGCAGGAGAGCACCATCGACGTGCGGCTGCTCCTGAACGACAAGGGCTACCAGCTCATCATGGCCGGAGCGATTCTCGACATTCCCAAGCAGAACGGGGTCTTCGATCGCAAGACGCTCGCCGAGAAGCTGAAGACGCTGAAGTCGAGCCTGCCAGACCAAAGCGCCATCACCGTGCAGCCCGAGGATTCGGTCGCGTACGCCGACCTGGTCGAGACCGTGGACACCGCGATGGGCGAACAGCTGCGCAACGTGACCGTTGCGCCGGCGAACTAGGGGGGCGCAATGGCCATCGTCACGCCGGGGAAGCGGCCCTGCGATCGGATCGCCCAGAGCAAGGTCCTGGAAAAGAAGTTCAACCGCGGCAAGCGCGGCGTCTACGCCGGTCTCACGCTGACCTCGCTGGTGGACGTGATGACCATCATCGTCATCTTCCTCCTGATGAACTTCAGTGCGAACGGCGAAGTGCTCTACATGAGCAAGGACATCAAACTGCCCGACGCGTACCACGGCTCCCAGCTCGACCGCGCGCCGGTCATCTCCGTCTCCCCCGAAGCGGTCACGTTCGACGGCAGGATGCTGCTCAACACCGCGGACCTGGCGAAGGGTGACGCGGTCAACGTGCCCGAGCTCGAGGACGCGCTGCGCGACGAGAAGCGCCGCTACGAGACCGTCCACCAGAACGACCCGGATCATCCCTTCCGGGGGCTGATCAATGTCCAGGCGGACAAGCAGATCCCGTTCAAGGTGATCAAGCGGGTGATGTTCGCGTGCAACCAGAGCGGGTTCGGGAACATCAACTTCGCCGCGCTCTCGCGCGAAGCGGGTCCGGCCAAGACGGTCACGGCCAGCAGGTAGCCGACCGCTCAGTCTTCAAGCGCGCGGAGATTTTGGGGCTTGCCGATCCCGCCAAAGGAACCTCCGCGTCCTCTGCGTTCTCCGCGGCAAGGTTTTTGGCCTTGGCATGCGCCGTTGGGCTTTACAGGCGCGGCGGATCACTCTATTTTTCGCCGCCCCGAAAAACCGGGAGTCCCGCGCCCCCATGCAGAATATCGTCCGCCGTTTTGCCCTGCCCGTCCTGGCCGTCCTCGCGCTTCCGTTCGCTGCCCGCGCCGACGAGGCGAAGCTGATCCTTCCCGATCTGGGGAGCGTCGGCTTTCTCGGGATGTCGGGACGCAGCCTGCTGGAGATCGGACTCGTGATCTGCGCGCTCGGCCTGATCTTCGGCATCGTCATCTTTGCCCAGCTCAAGCGATTGCCGGTCCACCGGGCGATGCTCGAGGTCTCCGAGCTGATCTACGAGACCTGCAAGACGTACCTCGTCACCCAGGGCAAGTTCATCCTCATCCTGGAGACCTTCATCGGCGTGATCATGGTGATCTATTTCGGCTGGCTCCGGCATTTCGAGGCGGCCAAGGTGATCACCATCATCATCTTCAGCCTGCTCGGAATCGGCGGCAGCTACGGAGTTGCCTGGTTCGGCATCCGCGTCAACACCTTCGCCAACTCGCGCACCGCCTTCGCCGCCCTGCGCGGAAAGCCATTCCCGACGTACGTCATTCCGCTGAAGGCGGGCATGTCCATCGGCACGATGCTGATCAGCATCGAGCTCCTGATGATGCTCTGCATCCTCCTCTTCGTGCCGGTGGACTACGCGGGGCCCTGCTTCATCGGATTCGCCATCGGCGAATCGCTTGGCGCCTCCGCGCTGCGCATCGCCGGCGGGATCTTCACCAAGATCGCCGACATCGGCAGCGATCTGATGAAGATCGTCTTCAACATCAAGGAGGACGACGCGCGCAACCCTGGCGTGATCGCCGACTGCACCGGGGACAACGCCGGCGACTCGGTGGGTCCCTCGGCCGACGGATTCGAGACCTACGGCGTCACCGGAGTAGCGCTGATCAGCTTCATCCTGCTCGCGGTGCCCGAGCCGCGGGTGCAGGTGCAGCTCCTGGTCTGGATCTTCGCGATGCGGATCATGATGATCGTCGCTTCCGTCGGATCGTACCTGATCAACGAGACGATCCAGCGCGGCCGGTACGCCCACGCCGACCGGATGAACTTCGAGGCGCCCCTCACCTTCCTGGTCTGGCTCACCTCGCTGGTCTCCGTCGCGCTGACCTTCGTCGTCAGCTGGCTCCTGATCCCGAATCTCGGCGGTGACACCACCATGTGGTGGAAGCTTTCGCTCATCATCACGGCGGGAACGCTCGCCGGCGCGATCATCCCCGAGGTCGTGAAGGCATTCACCTCGACCGAGTCCAGCCACGTCCGCGAGGTGGTGACCGCCTCGCGCGAGGGAGGAGCCTCGCTCAACGTCCTCTCCGGGCTGACCGCCGGCAACTTCAGCGCTTACTGGATGGGGATCGTCATCGTCTCCCTGATGGGCATCGGCTTCTTCGTTTCCGCCCAGGGCCTCGGCCAGATGATGCTCGCGCCCGCCGTGTTCGCCTTCGGCCTGGTCGCCTTCGGCTTCCTGGGGATGGGCCCGGTGACCATCGCAGTCGACAGCTATGGACCAGTGACGGACAACGCGCAGTC is part of the Deltaproteobacteria bacterium genome and harbors:
- a CDS encoding sodium-translocating pyrophosphatase; translated protein: MQNIVRRFALPVLAVLALPFAARADEAKLILPDLGSVGFLGMSGRSLLEIGLVICALGLIFGIVIFAQLKRLPVHRAMLEVSELIYETCKTYLVTQGKFILILETFIGVIMVIYFGWLRHFEAAKVITIIIFSLLGIGGSYGVAWFGIRVNTFANSRTAFAALRGKPFPTYVIPLKAGMSIGTMLISIELLMMLCILLFVPVDYAGPCFIGFAIGESLGASALRIAGGIFTKIADIGSDLMKIVFNIKEDDARNPGVIADCTGDNAGDSVGPSADGFETYGVTGVALISFILLAVPEPRVQVQLLVWIFAMRIMMIVASVGSYLINETIQRGRYAHADRMNFEAPLTFLVWLTSLVSVALTFVVSWLLIPNLGGDTTMWWKLSLIITAGTLAGAIIPEVVKAFTSTESSHVREVVTASREGGASLNVLSGLTAGNFSAYWMGIVIVSLMGIGFFVSAQGLGQMMLAPAVFAFGLVAFGFLGMGPVTIAVDSYGPVTDNAQSVYELSLIEQIPGLEAEVKRDFGFDLSFDKAKHFLEENDGAGNTFKATAKPVLIGTAVVGATTMIFSIIMVLTDGLRTNMQYLTMLHAPFLLGLVTGGAVIYWFTGASIQAVSTGAYRAVEFIKANIKLEGATKASISDSKKVVEICTQYAQRGMWNIFLVVFFSTLAFACLESYFFIGYLISIALFGLYQAIFMANAGGAWDNAKKVVEVELKAKGTPLHAASVVGDTVGDPFKDTSSVAMNPIIKFTTLFGLLAVELATEMQTGTRLVLAAIFFALSVVFVWRSFYGMRIQSAVRATQTTRAAARAA
- a CDS encoding biopolymer transporter ExbD, with the translated sequence MAIVTPGKRPCDRIAQSKVLEKKFNRGKRGVYAGLTLTSLVDVMTIIVIFLLMNFSANGEVLYMSKDIKLPDAYHGSQLDRAPVISVSPEAVTFDGRMLLNTADLAKGDAVNVPELEDALRDEKRRYETVHQNDPDHPFRGLINVQADKQIPFKVIKRVMFACNQSGFGNINFAALSREAGPAKTVTASR
- a CDS encoding biopolymer transporter ExbD; amino-acid sequence: MAGAAPQEHTGKGGKKALDAELNLVPFIDLLSCCISFLLITAVWTQIAGLQVASSGGPPDPQAKQESTIDVRLLLNDKGYQLIMAGAILDIPKQNGVFDRKTLAEKLKTLKSSLPDQSAITVQPEDSVAYADLVETVDTAMGEQLRNVTVAPAN